One Malania oleifera isolate guangnan ecotype guangnan chromosome 9, ASM2987363v1, whole genome shotgun sequence DNA segment encodes these proteins:
- the LOC131164810 gene encoding mitogen-activated protein kinase kinase kinase YODA isoform X6 produces the protein MPSWWGKSSSKEVNKKANKESFIDTIHRKFKIASEEKCNGKSRGSWRHRSDAVSEKVSHSRVPSRSASPSAHVSRCQSFVESPHAQPLPLPGRTGAETKPVKPGFDKTSQPLPFLPLPRPGNVPNRADLTDTVGDLATASVSSDSSIDSDDPSESRLLSPQAFDYEIGNRSTVNSPSSIMLKDPSPVVTQKISRESLKPANLLFNNQILNASPRRGRLKAPMLNLQIPHHGTFFSAPDSSMSSPSRSPLRGFGPDQVSNACFWAGKPYSDVALLGSGQCSSPGSGHNSGHNSVGGDMSGQLFWQHSRCSPECSPIPSPRMTSAGPSSRTQSGAVTPLHPRAGGSAIESPSSRQDDGKQQSHRLPLPPITISNSCPFSPPYSTATTPSVPRSPGRAENPISPGSRWKKGRLLGTGTFGHVYLGFNSESGEMCAMKEVTLFSDDAKSKESAQQLGQEIVLLSRLRHPNIVQYYGSGMVDDKLYIYLEYVSGGSIYKLLQEYGQFGEIAIRSYTQQILSGLAYLHAKKTVHRDIKGANILVDPNGRVKLVDFGMAKHITGQSCPLSFKGSPYWMAPEVIKNSNGCNLAVDIWSLGCTLLEMSTAKPPWSQYEWVAAMFKIGNSKDLPTIPDHLSDIGKDFVRQCLQRNPLHRPTAAKLLEHPFVKNAAPLERPILSSEPSDLLPMGTNVVKSQAKNISCLESEGVAVHQSRGSKIGSGSRIILVWNIMVMKS, from the exons ATGCCTTCTTGGTGGGGGAAGTCTTCATCCAAAGAAGTAAATAAGAAAGCAAATAAGGAAAGTTTTATTGATACAATACATCGAAAATTTAAGATTGCATCTGAAGAAAAGTGCAACGGTAAATCTAGAGGGTCTTGGAGACATCGTAGTGATGCTGTTTCAGAAAAGGTATCTCATTCTCGAGTGCCATCAAGGTCAGCATCGCCCTCTGCGCATGTATCGCGTTGTCAAAGTTTTGTTGAGAGCCCTCATGCCCAGCCCCTTCCACTACCTGGGCGTACTGGTGCTGAAACGAAACCTGTAAAGCCAGGATTTGACAAAACTTCCCAACCATTACCTTTTTTACCACTTCCAAGACCTGGAAATGTTCCAAACAGAGCAGACCTGACTGATACTGTGGGAGATTTGGCCACTGCTTCAGTTTCTAGTGATAGCTCCATTGATAGTGATGATCCATCTGAGTCACGTCTTCTTAGCCCCCAAGCATTTGACTATGAAATTGGGAACAGATCTACAGTGAACAGCCCTTCCAG CATAATGCTCAAGGATCCATCCCCTGTTGTCACCCAAAAGATATCAAGAGAGTCATTGAAGCCAGCTAATCTTTTGTTCAATAACCAAATTCTCAACGCATCTCCAAGACGTGGTCGTTTAAAAGCTCCCATGCTGAATTTGCAGATTCCTCACCATGGCACTTTCTTTAGTGCTCCAGACAGCTCAATGTCAAGTCCTTCTAGAAGTCCATTGAGAGGATTTGGCCCAGACCAAGTTTCCAACGCTTGTTTCTGGGCAGGAAAACCTTATTCAGATGTAGCTTTGCTTGGATCTGGTCAATGCTCTAGTCCAGGCTCTGGTCACAATTCTGGGCATAACTCAGTTGGGGGAGATATGTCAGGGCAGCTATTTTGGCAGCACAGCAGGTGTAGCCCCGAGTGTTCTCCAATACCTAGCCCCAGAATGACAAGCGCTGGTCCCAGCTCTAGAACACAAAGTGGTGCTGTCACCCCACTGCACCCACGAGCTGGAGGGTCTGCCATAGAGTCACCTAGTAGCCGGCAAGATGATGGGAAACAGCAAAGCCACCGGTTGCCCCTTCCCCCAATAACAATTTCTAATTCTTGTCCTTTTTCTCCACCATATTCTACAGCAACAACTCCATCAGTCCCAAGAAGTCCGGGCAGGGCAGAAAATCCAATTAGCCCAGGTTCCCGCTGGAAGAAGGGACGTCTGCTAGGGACAGGCACATTTGGACATGTGTATCTTGGTTTCAATAG TGAAAGCGGTGAAATGTGTGCAATGAAAGAGGTCACACTGTTTTCAGATGATGCGAAGTCAAAAGAAAGTGCGCAGCAGCTTGGGCAA GAAATTGTTCTATTAAGTCGTTTGCGGCATCCGAATATAGTGCAGTATTATGGATCTGGGATG GTAGATGACAAACTGTATATATATTTGGAGTATGTATCTGGTGGTTccatctataaactccttcaagAATATGGACAATTTGGCGAAATAGCTATTCGTAGCTACACACAACAAATTTTGTCAGGGCTTGCTTATTTGCATGCAAAAAAAACCGTCCACAG GGATATCAAAGGAGCAAATATACTGGTAGACCCCAATGGCCGTGTGAAATTGGTTGATTTTGGGATGGCAAAGCAT ATTACTGGGCAGTCTTGTCCTTTATCTTTCAAGGGAAGTCCTTACTGGATGGCACCTGAG gttataaaaaattcaaatggTTGCAATCTTGCTGTTGATATATGGAGCCTTGGATGCACGCTTTTGGAAATGAGTACGGCAAAGCCTCCTTGGAGCCAGTATGAATGG GTTGCTGCAATGTTTAAGATTGGAAACAGCAAGGATCTTCCCACAATCCCTGATCATCTCTCAGATATTGGCAAAGATTTTGTGCGGCAGTGCTTGCAACGCAACCCATTACATCGTCCTACAGCTGCTAAACTTTTGGAGCACCCTTTTGTGAAAAACGCTGCGCCACTGGAAAGACCCATTTTGAGTTCTGAGCCTTCAGATTTACTGCCTATGGGAACAAATGTTGTGAAATCCCAG GCAAAAAATATTTCCTGCTTGGAATCAGAAGGAGTGGCTGTGCATCAATCTAGGGGGTCAAAAATTGGTTCTGGGTCCAg GATTATATTGGTTTGGAATATCATGGTTATGAAATCGTGA
- the LOC131164810 gene encoding mitogen-activated protein kinase kinase kinase YODA isoform X7, protein MPSWWGKSSSKEVNKKANKESFIDTIHRKFKIASEEKCNGKSRGSWRHRSDAVSEKVSHSRVPSRSASPSAHVSRCQSFVESPHAQPLPLPGRTGAETKPVKPGFDKTSQPLPFLPLPRPGNVPNRADLTDTVGDLATASVSSDSSIDSDDPSESRLLSPQAFDYEIGNRSTVNSPSSIMLKDPSPVVTQKISRESLKPANLLFNNQILNASPRRGRLKAPMLNLQIPHHGTFFSAPDSSMSSPSRSPLRGFGPDQVSNACFWAGKPYSDVALLGSGQCSSPGSGHNSGHNSVGGDMSGQLFWQHSRCSPECSPIPSPRMTSAGPSSRTQSGAVTPLHPRAGGSAIESPSSRQDDGKQQSHRLPLPPITISNSCPFSPPYSTATTPSVPRSPGRAENPISPGSRWKKGRLLGTGTFGHVYLGFNSESGEMCAMKEVTLFSDDAKSKESAQQLGQEIVLLSRLRHPNIVQYYGSGMVDDKLYIYLEYVSGGSIYKLLQEYGQFGEIAIRSYTQQILSGLAYLHAKKTVHRDIKGANILVDPNGRVKLVDFGMAKHITGQSCPLSFKGSPYWMAPEVIKNSNGCNLAVDIWSLGCTLLEMSTAKPPWSQYEWVAAMFKIGNSKDLPTIPDHLSDIGKDFVRQCLQRNPLHRPTAAKLLEHPFVKNAAPLERPILSSEPSDLLPMGTNVVKSQSIGQAKNISCLESEGVAVHQSRGSKIGSGSRKDNF, encoded by the exons ATGCCTTCTTGGTGGGGGAAGTCTTCATCCAAAGAAGTAAATAAGAAAGCAAATAAGGAAAGTTTTATTGATACAATACATCGAAAATTTAAGATTGCATCTGAAGAAAAGTGCAACGGTAAATCTAGAGGGTCTTGGAGACATCGTAGTGATGCTGTTTCAGAAAAGGTATCTCATTCTCGAGTGCCATCAAGGTCAGCATCGCCCTCTGCGCATGTATCGCGTTGTCAAAGTTTTGTTGAGAGCCCTCATGCCCAGCCCCTTCCACTACCTGGGCGTACTGGTGCTGAAACGAAACCTGTAAAGCCAGGATTTGACAAAACTTCCCAACCATTACCTTTTTTACCACTTCCAAGACCTGGAAATGTTCCAAACAGAGCAGACCTGACTGATACTGTGGGAGATTTGGCCACTGCTTCAGTTTCTAGTGATAGCTCCATTGATAGTGATGATCCATCTGAGTCACGTCTTCTTAGCCCCCAAGCATTTGACTATGAAATTGGGAACAGATCTACAGTGAACAGCCCTTCCAG CATAATGCTCAAGGATCCATCCCCTGTTGTCACCCAAAAGATATCAAGAGAGTCATTGAAGCCAGCTAATCTTTTGTTCAATAACCAAATTCTCAACGCATCTCCAAGACGTGGTCGTTTAAAAGCTCCCATGCTGAATTTGCAGATTCCTCACCATGGCACTTTCTTTAGTGCTCCAGACAGCTCAATGTCAAGTCCTTCTAGAAGTCCATTGAGAGGATTTGGCCCAGACCAAGTTTCCAACGCTTGTTTCTGGGCAGGAAAACCTTATTCAGATGTAGCTTTGCTTGGATCTGGTCAATGCTCTAGTCCAGGCTCTGGTCACAATTCTGGGCATAACTCAGTTGGGGGAGATATGTCAGGGCAGCTATTTTGGCAGCACAGCAGGTGTAGCCCCGAGTGTTCTCCAATACCTAGCCCCAGAATGACAAGCGCTGGTCCCAGCTCTAGAACACAAAGTGGTGCTGTCACCCCACTGCACCCACGAGCTGGAGGGTCTGCCATAGAGTCACCTAGTAGCCGGCAAGATGATGGGAAACAGCAAAGCCACCGGTTGCCCCTTCCCCCAATAACAATTTCTAATTCTTGTCCTTTTTCTCCACCATATTCTACAGCAACAACTCCATCAGTCCCAAGAAGTCCGGGCAGGGCAGAAAATCCAATTAGCCCAGGTTCCCGCTGGAAGAAGGGACGTCTGCTAGGGACAGGCACATTTGGACATGTGTATCTTGGTTTCAATAG TGAAAGCGGTGAAATGTGTGCAATGAAAGAGGTCACACTGTTTTCAGATGATGCGAAGTCAAAAGAAAGTGCGCAGCAGCTTGGGCAA GAAATTGTTCTATTAAGTCGTTTGCGGCATCCGAATATAGTGCAGTATTATGGATCTGGGATG GTAGATGACAAACTGTATATATATTTGGAGTATGTATCTGGTGGTTccatctataaactccttcaagAATATGGACAATTTGGCGAAATAGCTATTCGTAGCTACACACAACAAATTTTGTCAGGGCTTGCTTATTTGCATGCAAAAAAAACCGTCCACAG GGATATCAAAGGAGCAAATATACTGGTAGACCCCAATGGCCGTGTGAAATTGGTTGATTTTGGGATGGCAAAGCAT ATTACTGGGCAGTCTTGTCCTTTATCTTTCAAGGGAAGTCCTTACTGGATGGCACCTGAG gttataaaaaattcaaatggTTGCAATCTTGCTGTTGATATATGGAGCCTTGGATGCACGCTTTTGGAAATGAGTACGGCAAAGCCTCCTTGGAGCCAGTATGAATGG GTTGCTGCAATGTTTAAGATTGGAAACAGCAAGGATCTTCCCACAATCCCTGATCATCTCTCAGATATTGGCAAAGATTTTGTGCGGCAGTGCTTGCAACGCAACCCATTACATCGTCCTACAGCTGCTAAACTTTTGGAGCACCCTTTTGTGAAAAACGCTGCGCCACTGGAAAGACCCATTTTGAGTTCTGAGCCTTCAGATTTACTGCCTATGGGAACAAATGTTGTGAAATCCCAG AGCATTGGACAGGCAAAAAATATTTCCTGCTTGGAATCAGAAGGAGTGGCTGTGCATCAATCTAGGGGGTCAAAAATTGGTTCTGGGTCCAg Gaaggataatttttaa